The Sorex araneus isolate mSorAra2 chromosome X, mSorAra2.pri, whole genome shotgun sequence DNA segment TTTCAAGTAATCTTGTTGGTAAAACATGGGACCGTCACTGCAGTCTAGTGGGGAGGGTGttacagggtcccccgagcacggcctggagtgattcctgagtgccttgcacgcagtggacaccggcaccctgtagggtcccccaagtgatgcccgactgcagagccaggaggaatccccgagcatcaccgggtgtgacccccctcccagaaaaaaaaaagaaggtatttTGTTGGTAAAACAAGGGAAACATCTGCCAGAGTAGAACATGTAgcgtgtttttgttttgtttttgtttgggggcctcacgtTGGgatttactctgggctctgcagtcaggacgaacaccaccaggcagtgctcaggggtcttaagggatgctggggtctgACCCAGGCCCATCacttgtaaggcaagcgccctccccgctgtactgtcactcccgCTCCATTacccctcatcttttttttttttccttactgttttgggaccacacagcAGTCCTCCGCGGTGACTCCTGGCtggctgggggaccgtatgggatgccagggatggaacccaggtcgggggaaaaaaagcaaactggGTATTGTGAGAAGTATCTTCGGAGAAAGTATTTTATAAGCTTATTATTTAAATCCACTTGAGTAGGAAAGAGAGATCAGGCCTGCAGacaggccccctcccctccatgtACTGTTGCTTCGTCCCGGGGCTagttgatgttttgtttttccatttccgaAGGGAGAAGGGGTTTTGGCTGTTTCTctctctggtgggctcagggacggAACCAGAGTGAGACACACCCCAGaatgtagtgggattgcttggagcacatagactagagactagagaccagcgtgggacaatgaactttgtatgacctgcactgggggcttgggagagtcctgtgcagagggcctcttgaaagaggggccttgaaggtaaaacctaccagcaagataagcaggacacatcctgcacgtacatactcctcgtgctctaagtaaccttgggaataatctgacttggtattttttaatgagaacatcctgagacaaacacagaatatgtctaactcatgagaacatcttttgacttggctacgtgcctgggccaaggtatgttaagaatataaaaactgcttgcttgagaataaaccttgccttcagcctcgatagctgctggtcaatgcatcatctctgagttggtggtcttcatgccggagctggactccggcaccAGAAACCCTAAATCGGGTCTCTCCGCTGACTTGAGTGTGGCCCGATGGCAGCCcctggagcccagggccaggaagacGTGGCCAGAGACTCGCCCCATCCCAGGCTGGCGGCGGAGCGGCCACCCCCAGTGTCTCGGTCCTTCATCAGCGTCCTCGGGGACGCGAGCGGGACTGCTCCACCCCGGTGGGCACAGGCCTGCGGACGTCGCTGATCTCCTCTGCTGTCTGTGCTGTGGATCCGGGTTCCGGGAACCCAGCAGGCCCCGGGACCGAGAGCCCCTTTGGCTGCCCACGTGTTGGGGCCCGGAATCCAGAGTGCCAGGCACGGAGCATCAGCATCTGTTTATGGTCACGCTCTGCTAAACTGTTTGTGCTTGTACCTGACAGCACCCTCAGGTACTGTCAAGGTGTAGCCCGGTAAAGAATGcttgttctgggggctggagtgatagcacagcgggtagggcgtttgccttgcacgcggccgacccaggttcgattcccagcatcccatagggtcccctgagcactaccaggagtaattcctgagtgcagagccaggagtgaccctgggcatcgctgggtgtgacccaaaaagcaaaagggaaaaaaaagaaggcttgTTCTGATGGTCCCGGTTCTCCGAGATTAATCCTGCCATCTGAGGGCATCCGGGGGTCTTGTCCATGAGGCCAAGAgccccctggccctgtgctttgctctttatttctgtctctcaGTCGTCGCACTGCATCTTTTGCATCAAGAGTCGAAAACGTCCTGAGCGGGGTGGGAAGAAGAAACATTTAAATCTCTTTGACCTGATGGAATAGCCGAGATCCCAATGGGTGACGTCCCTTTCCCTGTGCAGCTGCAGAAAGACCTGGAAGAGGTGAAGGCACTGCTGGGGAAGACGTCCCGGAAGAGAGTCCGCGATGCCCTGACCGCGGAGAAGTCCAAGCTGGAGACAGAGATCAAGAACAAGACGCAGCTGCAGGCGCAGAAGAAGACGGATGTTGTCAACAGTGAGAAGCCCGCGGCTCTGGTGGCGCCCGTGACCACGGGCTACACGGTGAAGATCAGCAATTACGGTATGGCCTCGCGGGCCCCTGGCAGGCCCACTGTAGAGAGAACCGGGTGTTGGTGGGTTTTGAGAGGGAATCTGGTCTTCAGGAAAGGCGACAGGATGGCGACCTTCTCGATCCGTTTAGCAGGAGGACAGGGCGTGTCGCAGAGGGACCAGGACCTGCTCTGAAACGGACTCGGCCCTGTGGGCCGTGGCGTCTCCGTCCTGTTTGGTGTTTTAGGCTGCTTAGTGCCGGGCTTAGCTCAGAGGTGGCCCTGCTGTCCGGGACAGACAGCCCCTGCGCGGGGCCTCTGGGGACACGGGCAGCCGGGCTCTCAGCAGGACTGTCCAGCACGTCGTGAACCCCTTAATAATTCACTGATGTTCCTAAAGtcaggagtggggctgggggggaggggggagaacaggtcgggagggctgggggctgaaGGGGAGTGCGGCCGTGAACGGGCTCAGACACCCACCGAGAGACCAGACACGCCCCGTGTGGGCGCTGGTCCTGGGGGCAGCTCAGCGCCTGCAGACGGGAGCGTTGCTGGAGAGGACGGAGTGGGCGAGCAGGGGAACGGAAAGCTCTAGCCCCTCCCTGATGGACACTGCGCCTCCCTGGGCCTAGGAGAGGAACGGGGGGATCATGGATCTCTGTCGTATTACGCGTGTTCTCTATAGATCTACAGAGAGGCTGCTCGTAGCAGTGCTCGGCCTGGTGTGCTGTCTTGCATGGTGCATGCTACTTTTGACAGTTCATAAAAGGTTCTGACTCCGTGTCGTCGGAGTGGCCTTTAGTAGGTGTTGTAGCATCCACAGctgtaggggccggagagagtcacaggtaaggcccttgccttgcacatgactgacctgggttcggccCCTGGCGCCCTGTCTAAGccccctgagcaaccccaggtgtggtccccaatcaGAAGtgatttaaggggctggagccatagcacagcggggagggcgtttgccttgcacgtggccgacccgggttcaaatcccagcatcccatagggtcccctgagcactgccaggagtgattcctgagtgcagagacaggattaaTCTGCacacctgagcatggccgggtgtgacccaaaaagcaaaaaaaaaaaaaaaaaaaaaagcaatttaatgCCTATGGGGCCTTGTCGGGAGAGGAACAGAAAGGCCGGGATTGCacttggaggaggaggaaagaaccTGGGTTAGACGACGCTGTTGAAACAGTGCTCAGGCGGACCAAGGGACAGAGCGACTGCGTGAGAGTAGGAAGGAGTCTGAGGCGGGACGCGCCCGTGCGTGGGGCTGGACTCGCCCACCGAGTGTGGCCGCTGCTCCGCGTCTCGCCGTTTCTCGCGGGCCCCTGGTCTCTCGCCGGCTTCTGTTTCACCGGCTTCTGCCCCCCCAGGATGGGACCAGTCTGACAAGTTCGTGAAGATCTACATCACCTTGGCGGGGGTGCACCAGGTGCCCCCCGAGAGCGTGCAGGTGCGCTTCACGGACAGGTGAGCTGCTCTCCCCGCACGGGGTGTCggcgggggccctggggggctgcgGGCCCCCTTCCAGCCTCGTGCTTGTGTCGTAGGTCATTCGACCTCCTGGTCAAGAACCTAAACGGGAAGAACCACTCGATGGTCGTGAACAACCTCCTGAAGCCCATCTCCATGGAGGGCAGCTCCAAAAAGGTAGGCGCGTCCCTTCCCGCTGTCACCGGGTTCAGAGCCGAGCTTGGCCGGGCCCCGCGGTGTGCGACAGTGACCAGGCCGGGCAGCTGCAGCGGACGGACTCCTGGTCCTTCGCCATAGCGGGGGCGGCTCGGCCTGGCAGGGCTGCGTTGACTCCCGGAGTGTAGTTGGAGCGACACTGGAGCTGGGAGCTCACTGGCCGCGGCACTGGCTTCTCCCCCGCCACGTCTCTGCCTTGTCCTCGTTCTCACTGCGGGATCATTTCACAGAGTCAAAATGCAAAGGGGAGCGCTGTGAGTTCGATAGGTCAGAAGAGGTTTGAAGCACTTGGTTTGGTGTTAGAAGCTACCAAACaagttgtctttttaaaaagcctGTGTTTGCCCTAATCTGGTTACTCTCCAAGCCTCTTGCTGTACCCCAGCCGCCCCTCCGCGCTCTCCCCCTGCGTTGCGGGCGCCCCTGTCCACACAGGTCCTGGTGGCACTGGGACCGCAGAAGCGTTCCCGTGTGTGGCTGGGGTATTCCACTTTAGGGGGGGTCTCGGGACAGTTGGTGAAAGACTGGGACCAGAAGAGGTTTGTGATGAGTCAGCGATTGTCTCCTGAAGGGCTCATTCTTCGGCCCCGGTTTCAACTGTGTCCGCTTCTCTTGCAGGTCAAGACCGACACCATCCTGATCCTGTGTAGGAAGAAAGCCGAGAACACGCGGTGGGAGTACCTCACTCAGGTCGAGAAGGACTGCAAAGAGAAAGAGTGGGTTCACTGTCCGCCGCGCCTTTCTGGGGGGTCACAGGGCtcgggcactttccttgcacacggccagctgaagttcgatccccggtaccccatctggtgccctgagcacctccactgtTGCCCCAAAAAAGCAGGGTTGTGTTGCGTGCCTTGCCCCTCTGTGTCTCTGCCCATCTGACGGCTTTGTGTCGGACCTACCTGAAGATCCatgctactttctttttttttctttttgggtcacacccagtgatgcacaggggttactcctggcttcccactcaggaatcactcctggcggtgctcaggggaccatatgggatgctgggaatcgaacccaggttggccgcgtgcaaggcaaacacctcactccagcccctccatgctgctctttaaagatgcttttctgCTTCTCCCTTCCACACTGTTTCTTTAGTCCTGGACCCAGGTAGAGCCTGTGTTGGTCGGAGTGAGGCCCAGGTGCCCGTATGCATGGGTTTGAGTTTCCGCAGAAGATCCTGTGAAGTAGTGAGTTTACTCCCTAAGAGAGTATTTCTTCCAAAGGGGGGGAAAATGTGGGGAGTCAGTAGTTGCTTCTCTAAAAGACACGGATTCAGAGATCCTTCCCGTGGGCCCCACCCACCGCCCACCCTGTGGGGATCTGGCTGGCTCGGCGCGGCCCCTGGGCACAGGATGCTGGCAGGCCCGGGACTGCTCTGGTCAACACCTCTGGCCAAGCACTTTGAAGCTCACCACCTCCACCTGGGCCTGAGGGCTGTGCCAGTTCAACAGGGGCTTCCTGCGTGTCCCGGTGTAAGACTCGGGGAAAGAGTGATCAGAAAGGTCGGCGGGATTGTCCTGAGAATGGCCTGGAGCCCCGGGTCCCATCTGATCAGCCGCCCCGATGCAGCCCTGTGTGTCCATGGATTTGTGTAGGTCGACTCAGTATCGggatatttctgattttttttctccacggcagcagggcatttgccttgcacgcggctgacccgggttcgattcctccgcccctctcggaaagccctgcaagctactgagagtatcccaccctcaccgcagagcctggcaagctccctgtggcgtattcgagatgccaaacacagtcacaagtctcaccatggagacatgactggtgcctacTCGGGCaaattgagcaatgggatgacaatgacagtgacctagAAACGGTCCATAATATCTCTTAAACCATCTCACTCCCTGAAATGTCCCATTCCTGTCTCTTGACAGAAAGCCCTCCTATGACACCGAGACAGACCCAAGCGAGGGGCTCATGAATGTTCTGAAGAAAATTTATGAAGACGGAGATGACGACATGAAGCGAACCATCAATAAGGCCTGGGTGGAGTCGAGAGAGAAGCAGGCCAAAGGGGACACGGAGTTTTGAGGCTTCGAGTCCAAGCTTGGTGACTGACGCCGAGGTATCCGTGTGTTGGGTGAGATGTTGCGGAGCTGAACCATATACTCGCCAGCGGTTCCCGCctgttcttcctttcctactcaagagtttatttaaataataagctTATTGAACACGTCCTCCAAAGATGGTTTCCATAGTACCCAGTTTTGTTCAAGAAAGGGTAATACTGCATTCTCGTGGGAAATGTAAATAAACAAGTCTTACCTAACGGAAAGGCCacagtgtgtgtgtttttgttcaACTGAGTTAGGAAGCAAGGTGCCGCTTCCTTATGTTCCAGcgtaagagagaaataaaacctgGATTCCTGCAGGAAAGGAGTGTTGTAGATCCGGGGGGGTCTGTTGGCATCTTAACTAACCCACAAGCATTTATTTCTCCATGGGTAAATGAATAATTGAGAATTAGGTCTCTGCACAGCTAGGATGTTGTGATAAATCAGTGGCCTTCAGGaaccataaagcaaaaataagcatgaaatgATACGATCCTATGTTTATAAAATTCAACTTTTTATTCAGTGGGATGGCTTGCCGTGAGGGGGAGGCATTTGCGGGGGGACAGTCCTGAGTGGGGCCCTGGCCACTGTGCGACTCCCAACTCAGCTGCTCCCGCCAATTCTCAGGCCTCCTGCAAGAGGGAACCGGGTTCCAGCACTACCAGAGACAGTGCTGGATTGTGAAGCTCCAGCCGGGGATCCCAGCAGGCAGTTCCCGAGGGAAGTGGAGGCACAGACCTAGGCCCCCTCTCTGGCCTCCGGAGCCTGTCAGGAGACACTGGCCGTTTTGACAGTCACTCGCAGCCTACAATTGAATCCAgaagtagcactgtcacactgtcctctcgttgctcatcgatttgctcaagcgggcaccagtaacgtctccatggtgagacttgtgactgtttctggcatatcgaatgcgccaccgggagcttgccaggctctgcctgaatCCAGAGTGGGACTGGAAGTCCTGTGGCCACAGGAAAGGCAGCCGTGCACCCCAAATGCCACCTTACTTATTTTTAGGGGAGCTGgtcagtcacacccggcgaggctcgggggattcctcctggctctgcactcaggaattgctcctggtggcgctcagggcccCTTACAggatgccgggcatcgaacctgggCACGGCAGATGCCGTCCCCGCTGtcctaccgctctggccccactgCCACCTTATTTCAAAGATCCTGTCACCAGTGTTGTTCCTCCCTAGATTTAGGATCTCAAGAACAGAAACGCTCAGGAGCAACGGGATGTTCTCACTGTAACTGTCCCATCTAGTCCTGCCATCACAGTTCTGGAAGAAAAAGTTGTGCCCACAGAAAGTCACAACCGAAGCACTAAGGTATGTGGGCCCTGCTGCACATGATACAggggagcatttttttttttttctttttgggtcatacccggcgatgcacaggggtcactcctggctcatgcactcaggaatcactcctggcggtgctcagagggccctatgggatgctgggaatcgaacccgggtcggccgcgtacaaggcaaacgccctccccgctgtgctattgctccagcccctacagggGAACATTTTTAACAAATCATCTCAGGAAACGGTTTAAGTCTTGCCCTGCAGGCTGCCACCTCAGCACCCACAGCAGCGTATGTGAGGGCCCCCTGAAAAATCAAGAGCCTGTGTTTAGTATTTTGgggtccacatccagcagtactcaaggatcactcaggcAGCGCTCAGTGAGGATGGATGTTACTGTCAAAAATGTTTGTAAACGGGAACTAGAGGGTAGTAAACAGGGTGAGCCGGGAGTAAGCGTGAGGATAACACATGGGTGCCCCCTCCAAAGGAAAATCCTTTGAAACGTCTCGgtgatgggtgtggccctgaaataaTAGATgcaagaaaccatcattaatagtaaATCAGTACCTAGGTgaagattttaaaagtaaaaacagttgcggctagagcaatagcacagcggggagggcgtttgccttgcacgaggccaactcagattcgattcccagcatcccagagggtctcccaagcaccgccaggagtgattcctgagtgcagagccaggaggaacccctgagcatcactgggtgggacccaaaaggaaaaaagaaacacaacacTTCAAGAAACTTTCAAGAACTATTAAATATTGTTTGAGTTTacctgaaggatttttttttttctttttgggtcccacccagtgatgctcaggcgttattcttggctctgtgctcaggaattactcccggaggtgcttggaccctgtgagatgccaggcattgaacccaggtcagccgtgtgcaaggcaaacgccctccctgctgtgctattgctccagccctgtagtactattacagtgaatttttttcctctggatTTCCAGGGACTTAAATGAAAACCTTGGTCTTTTGTTCACAGAAACTGCATTATCAGTTAACGAATCCAGACCATTAACTGATAAAGTACTGTTTCTCTGCGAATAAACTAAAGGAAGCCAACCCAATATTTAAAATGCCcagaaactgaggccagagagctagtacagtagtgtgggcgtttgccttgcacgcggctgacctgggttcgacccccggcctCCTATGGTGCCCTGACAACcctgaggaataattcctgagtgcagagccaggaggaacccctgagcaccacctggtgtgaccccaaaaacctccctgaccccccaaaaaagacgaGCAATGTGTCAAtgagttgtcactgtcactgttgtcccattgctcattgatttgctcaagcgggcgccagtcacgtctccatggtgagacttgctgtgactgtgtttggcatctcgaatacaccacggggagcttgccaggctctgccgatgtGCCAATGAGTTAGACTCTATAATTCTGTCCTGAATGCAGAACACAGAAACTTTTAGGTGTTGATAAAAGATTAAActgaagggaggaaaaaaaatgatgggcTTATAAGAGCACATTTTCATAGAAactctttttaatgttttccttgTTTAGAGCATTCACGGGAAACCACAGCCTGTCCAAACTGTTGAATCCAGGAGAAAAGATGATTCGCGGCCAGTCTGCCGTGGCTGGGAAGGAAACATCATCACGTCTTCTTCGCAAAAACAAGCGGGCATCACGCCGACAGGACCCCCAGCCTGGAAAACCTGGGCGTCTCTTTCTTAGGACAGTCTTGGCCTCACCAGCTCTCGCCTCCccgcagcctggggtggggggtccaggCCCCCGCCCATCACCACATGGCTCGCTGGACCCCCGACAGCAGGCCGTGGTCCGCCAGGTGCCGGAAGACGATGCGGCTGAGTCGCCAGCGCCGTTTCACCCCTCGGGGCCGGGACGTCATGACACAGCGGTTCCTGATGCGCACCGGGCAGCTGTCGCGGGGCAGGGCTGCGATCTCCTCGTcagccacctcctatggggagcCCACGAGGCTGAGGGTTAGTTTTGACAAAATAgataaatgtggggctggagcgacagcacagcggggagggtgttggcctggcatgcagttaacccaggttcgattcccggcatcttatagggtctcctgagcactgccaggagtgattcctgagtgcagagccaggagtcagccctgagcatcgccgggtgggacccaaaaagtaaaaaaataataaaggttggAGGGGCtgtaacaatagcacagcggggagggcatttgccttgcacaaggccaacctgggttcgatccccagcatcccatagggtcccctgagcaccgccaggagtgattcctgagtgcagagccaggaggaacccctgagctgagatcaccgggtgtgatgcaaaaaaaaaaaaaaagataaatttatatttatgttatttagaTCATGGGCATCTATTTTACTTATTCTGGACATTTCTAAGTCAGGGCCGAGAACCAGAGGAAAAAGGGCTGGCCTCCTCTTCAGCTGGCCGGGAACTTGAACTTTGGCCAGGAAGACCTgaaggactgtcactgtcactgtcatcccattgttcatcgatttgcttgagtgggcaccaatcatgtctccatggtgagacttgttgtgactgtttttggcatcttgaatacgccaccggaagcttgccaggcttccgtgcgggcgggatcctcttggtagcttgccgggctctcctagaggggtggaggaatggaacccgggctggcagcatgcaaggcaataccctactcgctgtgctatcgctccaacccagcaGAGCAGGGCAAAGGCGCTCTAAAGGAGGCCTAAGCATGACGCTGTGGGGCCACCAGCGAAGGACCCCAGTGCCTTGAGGGTTCCAAGACAGATGAAGTGGGGGAGATCAAATCGGGTCAAAGCAGCAGCCTGACTAGGGGTCTCCACGCCCAGGTACTTTCTCACCGCCACGGAATGCTGCGGCTGAAAGGGGAACGTGGAGTAGTTCTAAGCCGCCAAAGGCCAAGGGCAACAGTCTATGCCGACTGGGGCCTCTGATCACGCTCTCCAGAGATGATGAACGGGATCAAAAGGCCCCTGGGCAGGGGCGGGTGGCCGGGCGCTGGTTCCCCCCGGGACCCACCTGGAGGCCTTTGGGGAGGACGGTGTTCTTCCGGAGGGCGTTGATACGCAGCCGCTCGTCCGCATACTCAAACGCCATCTTCCGTCTCTTCACGTCCCGTAACATTTTCCAGTCGACGTAGTAACTGCGAACTTGTTCTGCGGCTGATGCTGGGACCACCTAGGGGACCGCCACAGGCAGCAGCGAGGACAGTCAGGCTCCAAGTACCAAGCCCTGTTGATCCTCTCTATTGAGGGCTGCTGTgcttgtgtttttgggccacgctgggcggtgctcggggctgactcctggctctgtgctcgggggctgactcctgcctctgtgcttgggggtgactctggctctgtgctcggggctcactcctggctctgtgctcagggctgactcctgcctctgtgctcagggctgactcctgcctctgtgctcagggctgactcccggctctgtgctcagtgatcacttctggctctgcactcagggctgactcctggctggcctctggggaccctatggctCAGGGGGatcccatggggtgccagggatcgaacctgggtcagctgcggtcagggccagcacccccccccccagaactgttttaaaaaagtgactggggggggggggttggaggaaTGGTATGGAGG contains these protein-coding regions:
- the CACYBP gene encoding calcyclin-binding protein; this encodes MASVVEELQKDLEEVKALLGKTSRKRVRDALTAEKSKLETEIKNKTQLQAQKKTDVVNSEKPAALVAPVTTGYTVKISNYGWDQSDKFVKIYITLAGVHQVPPESVQVRFTDRSFDLLVKNLNGKNHSMVVNNLLKPISMEGSSKKVKTDTILILCRKKAENTRWEYLTQVEKDCKEKEKPSYDTETDPSEGLMNVLKKIYEDGDDDMKRTINKAWVESREKQAKGDTEF
- the MRPS14 gene encoding 28S ribosomal protein S14, mitochondrial isoform X1 translates to MAASMWGSLLRKVRQVVPASAAEQVRSYYVDWKMLRDVKRRKMAFEYADERLRINALRKNTVLPKGLQEVADEEIAALPRDSCPVRIRNRCVMTSRPRGVKRRWRLSRIVFRHLADHGLLSGVQRAMW
- the MRPS14 gene encoding 28S ribosomal protein S14, mitochondrial isoform X2; amino-acid sequence: MAASMWGSLLRKVVPASAAEQVRSYYVDWKMLRDVKRRKMAFEYADERLRINALRKNTVLPKGLQEVADEEIAALPRDSCPVRIRNRCVMTSRPRGVKRRWRLSRIVFRHLADHGLLSGVQRAMW